A window of the Dyadobacter pollutisoli genome harbors these coding sequences:
- a CDS encoding SDR family NAD(P)-dependent oxidoreductase — MSRIALITGATSGIGKATAEIFADAGIDLILCGRRKDRLDEVAEILASKVKVTTLIFDVRDKGAVLAMIGSLSDEWKNIDILINNAGNAHGLGSLDEGDTDDWDAMIDGNVKGLLYVSKAVIPLLLERGKGHIVNISSIAGKQTYANGAVYCASKAAVEVLSEGMRLELTQHGIKVTNVAPGAVETEFSLVRFKGDESRAEKVYQGFDPLQAGDIADAIFYAINAPDRVTIADITILAGAQSAATTIHRK; from the coding sequence ATGTCCCGAATTGCATTGATTACCGGAGCTACTTCCGGAATAGGAAAGGCAACCGCAGAAATTTTTGCCGACGCCGGTATTGACCTTATCCTTTGTGGCCGTCGTAAAGACAGGCTGGATGAAGTGGCTGAGATACTCGCTTCCAAGGTAAAAGTAACCACTCTTATTTTTGATGTCCGCGACAAAGGCGCAGTGCTGGCCATGATAGGCTCGCTGTCGGACGAATGGAAAAACATTGATATTCTGATCAATAATGCGGGTAATGCGCATGGCCTGGGATCGCTGGACGAAGGCGATACCGATGATTGGGACGCGATGATCGACGGGAATGTCAAAGGGCTGCTTTATGTATCCAAAGCGGTCATTCCATTGTTATTAGAGCGTGGCAAAGGTCATATCGTCAACATCAGTTCTATCGCAGGCAAACAAACTTATGCAAATGGCGCCGTTTATTGCGCATCAAAAGCAGCTGTGGAAGTACTGAGTGAAGGAATGCGACTGGAATTGACGCAGCACGGGATAAAGGTTACCAATGTCGCACCCGGCGCAGTTGAAACTGAGTTTTCCCTGGTAAGGTTTAAAGGAGACGAAAGTCGTGCGGAAAAAGTATATCAAGGTTTTGATCCATTACAGGCAGGGGACATTGCAGACGCTATTTTTTATGCAATCAATGCGCCTGATCGGGTGACCATCGCAGACATTACCATTCTTGCCGGCGCTCAGTCAGCTGCAACTACTATTCACCGGAAATAG